The following coding sequences lie in one Microvirga sp. 17 mud 1-3 genomic window:
- a CDS encoding peptide ABC transporter substrate-binding protein encodes MNWIKQAALAAVATAALLGPASAEIVYNRGNTGEPETLDTHKTSTVQEAHILRDMLEGLVTYNPKGEAVPGQAAKWETSDDGKTYRFTLRDGLKWSNGDPVTAEDFVFSYRRIMDPATGAKYANILYPIKNAEKINKGQAKPEELGVKAIDPKTVEITLEAPTPYFIELLTHQTSLPVHRGSVEKFGKDFVKPGNMVTNGAYKLAEFAPNSHIKLVKNENYWDAKNVKIDTVNFIPHPDLAAAVRRYEAGELDSMDELPADQIKSLKERFKDQVRLGPYLGTWFLVVNSSKAPFNDVRVRQALSMMVDREFVAEQIWGQTMQPGYSFMPPGVGNYGEPAYMDYKDMSPIDREDKAKALLKEAGFGPGKPLKVEIRYNTTDNNRNTVVAIAEQFKPAGIETSFINTDGKTHFAYLRDGGDFDLARYGWIADYSDPNNFLFLLKSDNKGFNYGKYNNPEFDKLLDQAATELDLKKRAEIFKKAEGILMKDMPWIPIMYYGKSNLISPKIHGFVQNTRGVYPSRFLSKDQ; translated from the coding sequence ATGAACTGGATAAAACAAGCGGCGCTCGCTGCCGTCGCTACCGCCGCCCTCCTCGGGCCGGCATCGGCCGAGATCGTCTACAACCGCGGCAACACCGGCGAGCCGGAAACACTCGACACCCACAAGACCTCGACCGTCCAGGAAGCTCACATCCTGCGCGACATGCTCGAAGGCCTCGTGACGTACAATCCCAAGGGCGAGGCCGTTCCCGGCCAGGCCGCGAAGTGGGAGACCAGCGACGACGGCAAGACCTATCGCTTCACCCTGCGCGACGGCCTCAAGTGGTCCAACGGCGACCCGGTCACGGCGGAAGATTTCGTCTTTTCCTATCGCCGCATCATGGATCCGGCGACGGGCGCGAAATACGCGAACATCCTTTATCCGATCAAGAACGCTGAAAAGATCAACAAGGGCCAGGCGAAGCCCGAAGAGCTCGGCGTCAAGGCGATCGATCCCAAGACCGTCGAGATCACCCTCGAGGCCCCGACCCCCTATTTCATCGAGCTGCTCACCCACCAAACCAGCCTGCCCGTCCACCGTGGGTCGGTCGAGAAGTTCGGCAAGGACTTCGTGAAGCCGGGCAACATGGTGACGAACGGCGCCTACAAGCTCGCCGAGTTCGCCCCGAATTCCCACATCAAGCTCGTGAAGAACGAGAATTACTGGGACGCGAAGAACGTCAAGATCGATACGGTCAACTTCATCCCGCATCCTGACCTGGCCGCCGCCGTGCGCCGCTACGAGGCGGGCGAGCTCGACTCCATGGACGAGCTGCCGGCCGATCAGATCAAGTCGCTCAAGGAGCGCTTCAAGGATCAGGTGCGGCTTGGCCCGTATCTCGGCACCTGGTTCCTGGTGGTGAACTCCTCCAAGGCGCCGTTCAACGACGTGCGCGTGCGCCAGGCCCTGTCCATGATGGTCGACCGCGAGTTCGTGGCGGAGCAGATCTGGGGCCAGACCATGCAGCCGGGCTACTCGTTCATGCCTCCGGGCGTGGGCAATTACGGCGAGCCGGCCTACATGGACTACAAGGACATGTCGCCGATCGACCGTGAGGACAAGGCCAAGGCCCTCCTGAAGGAGGCCGGCTTCGGTCCGGGCAAGCCGCTGAAGGTCGAGATCCGCTACAACACCACCGACAACAACCGGAACACCGTGGTGGCCATCGCCGAGCAGTTCAAGCCGGCCGGCATCGAGACCTCGTTCATCAACACGGACGGCAAGACCCACTTCGCCTATCTGCGCGACGGCGGAGACTTCGACCTCGCCCGTTACGGCTGGATCGCGGACTATTCGGATCCGAATAACTTCCTGTTCCTGCTCAAGAGCGACAACAAGGGCTTCAACTACGGCAAGTACAACAATCCGGAGTTCGACAAGCTCCTCGATCAGGCCGCCACGGAGCTCGATCTGAAGAAGCGTGCGGAGATCTTCAAGAAGGCCGAGGGTATCCTCATGAAGGACATGCCCTGGATCCCGATCATGTATTACGGCAAGAGCAACCTGATCTCGCCCAAGATCCACGGGTTCGTGCAGAACACGCGCGGCGTCTATCCGTCGCGTTTCCTCTCCAAGGACCAGTAA
- a CDS encoding ABC transporter permease subunit gives MLSFILRRLLTAVPTLLVIVTISFFLIRLAPGGPFDLERPLEAKVMENLNRIYQLDKPLIQQYWLYLSAVMHGDFGPSFILRDFTVGELFARGLPISMTLGALALTLAILVGGTLGTIAALRQNSLADYLVTGLGAMGLTIPNFVVAPVLQIVLGLTLAWLPVAGWANGTPRNLVMPVIVLALPQIAVVARMTRAAMIENLRSNHIRTLRSLGLPWHTVVRHALRGASLPVISYLGPAAAALLTGSVVVETIFGLPGIGRYFVEGALNRDYTLVMGTVVVVAVFVLIFNLVVDILYAVVDPRIRFD, from the coding sequence TTGCTCTCCTTTATACTGCGCCGTCTTCTGACGGCGGTCCCGACCTTACTGGTCATCGTGACGATTTCGTTCTTCCTGATCCGGCTCGCGCCCGGCGGCCCGTTCGACCTCGAACGCCCCCTCGAGGCCAAGGTGATGGAGAACCTCAACCGGATCTACCAGCTCGACAAGCCGCTGATCCAGCAATACTGGCTCTATCTCTCTGCCGTGATGCACGGGGATTTCGGGCCCTCCTTCATCTTGCGCGACTTCACGGTCGGCGAACTCTTCGCCCGTGGCCTGCCGATCTCCATGACCCTCGGAGCACTCGCCCTCACCCTGGCGATCCTCGTCGGCGGCACCCTCGGCACCATCGCGGCGCTGCGCCAGAACAGCCTCGCGGACTACCTCGTGACCGGGCTCGGCGCCATGGGCCTGACCATCCCGAACTTCGTGGTGGCGCCCGTTCTCCAGATCGTACTCGGCCTGACCCTCGCCTGGCTGCCCGTGGCCGGATGGGCCAACGGGACGCCACGCAATCTCGTCATGCCGGTCATCGTGCTTGCTCTGCCGCAGATCGCCGTGGTGGCCCGCATGACCCGCGCGGCGATGATCGAGAACCTGCGCTCGAACCACATCCGCACCCTGCGCTCCCTCGGCCTGCCCTGGCATACGGTGGTGCGCCATGCCCTGCGCGGCGCGTCCCTGCCGGTGATCTCCTATCTCGGCCCGGCCGCCGCCGCGCTCCTGACTGGCTCCGTGGTCGTCGAGACCATCTTCGGCCTGCCGGGCATCGGCCGCTACTTCGTCGAAGGAGCCCTCAACCGCGACTACACGCTCGTCATGGGCACGGTCGTGGTCGTGGCGGTCTTCGTTCTCATCTTCAACCTCGTGGTCGACATCCTCTATGCAGTCGTCGATCCGCGCATCCGTTTTGATTGA
- the uraH gene encoding hydroxyisourate hydrolase, which yields MGRLSTHVLDTANGCPARGVAVELFALEGKARRSVARTVTNADGRTDAPLLTGENFRTGTYELVFQVGAYFRAAGTTTADPPFLDVVPIRFSIAEPDGHYHVPLLVSPWSYSTYRGS from the coding sequence ATGGGCCGCTTGTCCACCCACGTCCTGGATACCGCCAACGGGTGCCCCGCACGGGGCGTCGCGGTCGAGCTCTTCGCCCTTGAGGGCAAGGCGCGCCGGTCCGTGGCGCGGACGGTCACGAATGCGGATGGGCGCACGGACGCGCCGCTTCTGACGGGCGAGAACTTCAGGACCGGAACCTACGAACTCGTCTTCCAGGTCGGGGCTTACTTTCGCGCCGCCGGAACCACGACGGCCGATCCGCCCTTCCTGGACGTCGTGCCGATCCGCTTCTCCATTGCGGAGCCGGACGGCCATTACCACGTGCCGCTCCTCGTCTCCCCGTGGAGCTATTCCACCTATCGAGGCAGCTGA
- the ligD gene encoding non-homologous end-joining DNA ligase, protein MAKLATYRAKRDFTKTSEPKGAASRRQGSSFVIQKHDASRLHYDFRLELDGVLKSWAVTKGPSLVPGEKRLAVEVEDHPLSYGDFEGTIPEGQYGGGTVMVWDRGTWTPEDDPHDGLAKGRLSFRLDGEKLHGTWHLIRMGKRPREKQPSWLLNKGDDAFAREADDPDILEEAPSSVKTGRSLDEIAGRDPKKASVKKRAPAKAASKTGSSKAGSTKTKSSSSSQKASSGAEVAGIALTHPDRVLWEDQGLTKQQLAEFYVGIAEWLLPHLQNRPLTLIRCPSGAQKSCFVQRHPWAGLSDAIHRESVRDESGEAELLAIRDIQGVVALVQSGVLEMHVWGATLADLEHPDRLIFDLDPGEGVAWPDVVAGARAVRERLRGYGLESFAKTTGGKGLHVVAPLTPKAGWDAALTFTRSLAQAMAADEPERYTTTSVKQERAGRIFIDYLRNNREASAVAPYSTRARPGAPVSTPVSWEELAKVEPNGFTVVNLNRRLARLKKDPWAEFAGIDQVLPDAPKAKRKRVRSEEP, encoded by the coding sequence ATGGCAAAGCTCGCGACCTATCGCGCCAAGCGCGACTTCACCAAGACCTCCGAGCCGAAGGGAGCCGCCTCCCGTCGGCAAGGCTCCTCCTTCGTCATCCAGAAGCACGACGCCTCCCGCCTCCATTACGATTTCCGCCTGGAGCTGGACGGCGTCCTGAAGAGCTGGGCCGTCACGAAGGGGCCGAGCCTTGTCCCCGGCGAGAAGCGCCTCGCCGTCGAGGTCGAGGACCATCCCCTCTCGTACGGGGATTTCGAGGGCACGATCCCGGAAGGTCAGTACGGAGGCGGAACCGTCATGGTCTGGGACCGGGGCACCTGGACGCCGGAGGACGACCCGCATGATGGCCTCGCCAAGGGCCGCCTCAGCTTCCGCCTGGACGGCGAGAAGCTTCACGGAACCTGGCACCTGATCCGCATGGGCAAGCGCCCGCGCGAGAAGCAGCCCTCGTGGCTCCTCAATAAGGGCGACGACGCGTTCGCGCGCGAAGCCGACGACCCCGACATTCTCGAAGAAGCCCCCTCGTCCGTCAAAACCGGCCGCTCCCTGGACGAGATCGCAGGCCGCGATCCGAAAAAGGCCTCTGTGAAGAAGAGAGCGCCCGCGAAGGCAGCTTCTAAGACTGGTTCGTCCAAGGCCGGCTCAACCAAGACGAAATCCTCCTCGTCGAGCCAGAAGGCCTCCAGCGGCGCTGAGGTCGCCGGGATCGCGCTCACCCACCCTGACCGGGTCCTGTGGGAGGATCAGGGGCTCACCAAGCAACAGCTTGCGGAGTTCTATGTCGGCATCGCCGAATGGCTCCTGCCACATCTACAGAACCGTCCCCTCACGCTGATCCGCTGCCCCTCGGGTGCGCAGAAGAGCTGCTTTGTCCAGCGCCATCCCTGGGCCGGCCTCTCGGACGCCATCCACCGCGAGAGCGTGCGGGACGAATCCGGCGAGGCGGAGCTGCTCGCGATCCGTGACATCCAGGGCGTCGTCGCCCTCGTGCAATCCGGCGTCCTGGAGATGCATGTCTGGGGCGCCACCCTCGCCGATCTGGAGCATCCGGACCGGCTGATCTTCGACCTCGACCCGGGCGAAGGCGTCGCATGGCCGGATGTGGTTGCCGGCGCCCGTGCGGTCCGAGAGCGCCTTCGTGGTTACGGCCTCGAGAGCTTCGCCAAGACCACGGGCGGCAAGGGCCTGCATGTGGTCGCGCCCCTGACGCCGAAGGCCGGCTGGGACGCAGCCCTGACCTTCACCCGCAGCCTCGCCCAGGCCATGGCGGCGGACGAGCCGGAGCGCTACACCACCACGTCCGTGAAGCAGGAACGCGCGGGACGCATCTTCATCGATTACCTGCGCAACAACCGGGAGGCGTCCGCCGTCGCGCCCTACTCGACCCGCGCAAGGCCCGGGGCGCCGGTCTCGACCCCGGTCTCCTGGGAGGAGCTTGCGAAGGTCGAGCCCAACGGCTTTACGGTCGTTAATTTGAACCGGCGCCTGGCCCGCCTCAAGAAGGACCCCTGGGCGGAGTTTGCCGGCATCGACCAGGTTCTTCCCGACGCCCCGAAGGCGAAGAGGAAGCGCGTCAGATCAGAGGAGCCTTGA
- a CDS encoding glutathione S-transferase family protein has product MLALYYFPGNASLLPHMMLREIGAEFELRLVDRDQNAQKSADYLKLNPNGRIPVLVDGDLVLFETAAIALHLADKFPEAGLAPAFGTRERAEFYKWMIHLTNTPQAEYRAWFYPYEHVNEEAAAPSVKQAAERRLNRMFDVISEQLGDKTWLLGERFSAADLFLLMLIRWGRGMPRPPRSLPNLGAFAERVLARPAVQKAFEAEGLKAPLI; this is encoded by the coding sequence ATGCTCGCTCTCTATTACTTCCCCGGAAATGCCAGCCTCCTTCCCCACATGATGCTGCGGGAGATCGGCGCCGAATTCGAGCTGCGGCTCGTGGACCGGGACCAGAACGCCCAGAAAAGCGCGGATTATCTCAAGCTCAATCCCAACGGACGCATCCCGGTTCTCGTGGACGGCGATCTCGTCCTGTTCGAGACCGCAGCCATCGCGCTCCACCTGGCCGACAAGTTCCCGGAGGCTGGGCTCGCGCCCGCCTTCGGCACCCGGGAGCGGGCCGAGTTCTACAAGTGGATGATCCACCTCACCAACACGCCCCAGGCCGAATACAGGGCATGGTTCTACCCTTACGAACACGTGAACGAGGAGGCAGCGGCCCCGAGCGTGAAACAGGCGGCTGAGCGGCGCCTGAACCGGATGTTCGACGTGATCTCCGAGCAGCTCGGAGACAAGACCTGGCTCCTGGGAGAGCGGTTCTCGGCCGCGGACCTGTTCCTGCTCATGCTGATCCGCTGGGGCCGCGGCATGCCCCGCCCGCCGCGCAGCCTGCCCAATCTCGGCGCTTTCGCCGAGCGGGTGCTCGCCCGCCCGGCCGTGCAGAAGGCCTTCGAGGCCGAGGGGCTCAAGGCTCCTCTGATCTGA
- a CDS encoding urate hydroxylase PuuD, whose translation MFDPQISEWISQLLRWVHVITAIAWIGSSFYFIHLDLSLKRREGLPAGVGGEAWQVHGGGFYNMRKYLVAPPELPKELTWFKWESYSTWITGFFLIVWVYYLHADLYTIDPAVRALTPWQVPLVGIGGLALSWLVYEGLCRSALGRNDVALGCVLFVYILVAAYIFTHLFSGRAAFLHTGAMIATWMSASVFIVIIPNQKKVVADLIAGRTPDPALGKQAKQRSTHNNYLTLPVLFLMLSNHYPLAWSSKYAVGIVACILVAGAIIRHFFNSQHAGKGSPWWTWAVAAAAIALAIWLSIIGKPGNENLASAPADATPATLAASFDEAVLAIQSRCSMCHAAQPVWDGIAIAPKGVHLDTPESIARHADLIRVQAVLTHAMPPNNITEMTLDERKAVASWLAQKDAVVR comes from the coding sequence ATGTTCGACCCGCAGATCTCCGAATGGATCAGCCAGCTCCTGCGCTGGGTCCATGTCATCACGGCCATCGCCTGGATCGGCTCGTCCTTCTACTTCATCCATCTCGATCTCAGCCTGAAGAGGCGCGAGGGGCTGCCGGCAGGCGTCGGCGGCGAGGCCTGGCAGGTCCATGGCGGCGGCTTCTACAACATGCGCAAGTATCTGGTGGCGCCGCCGGAGCTGCCGAAGGAGCTGACCTGGTTCAAGTGGGAGAGCTATTCCACCTGGATCACCGGCTTCTTCCTGATCGTCTGGGTCTATTACCTGCACGCGGACCTCTACACCATCGACCCGGCCGTGCGCGCGCTTACCCCCTGGCAGGTGCCCCTGGTGGGGATCGGCGGCCTCGCCCTGAGCTGGCTCGTCTATGAGGGGCTGTGCCGCTCAGCCCTCGGGCGCAACGACGTGGCGCTGGGCTGCGTGCTCTTCGTCTACATCCTGGTCGCGGCCTATATCTTCACCCACCTGTTCAGCGGCCGTGCGGCCTTCCTGCATACGGGCGCGATGATCGCCACCTGGATGTCGGCCAGCGTCTTCATCGTCATCATCCCCAACCAGAAGAAAGTGGTGGCGGATCTCATCGCCGGCCGTACGCCCGACCCTGCCCTCGGCAAGCAGGCCAAGCAACGCTCGACCCACAACAACTATCTCACCCTGCCGGTGCTGTTCCTGATGCTGTCGAACCACTACCCGCTGGCGTGGTCGTCGAAATACGCGGTCGGGATCGTCGCGTGCATCCTGGTGGCGGGCGCCATCATACGGCACTTCTTCAACTCCCAGCATGCCGGCAAAGGCTCGCCCTGGTGGACATGGGCCGTCGCGGCCGCCGCCATCGCGCTGGCGATCTGGCTGTCGATCATCGGCAAGCCCGGCAACGAGAACCTGGCCAGCGCGCCTGCGGACGCGACGCCGGCGACCCTTGCGGCCTCCTTCGACGAGGCGGTGCTGGCGATCCAGTCGCGCTGCTCCATGTGCCACGCGGCGCAGCCGGTCTGGGACGGCATCGCCATCGCGCCGAAGGGTGTGCATCTCGACACGCCCGAGAGCATTGCCCGCCATGCGGATCTCATCCGGGTCCAGGCGGTGCTGACCCATGCGATGCCGCCGAACAACATCACCGAGATGACCCTGGACGAGCGCAAGGCCGTGGCGTCCTGGCTCGCTCAGAAGGATGCCGTCGTCCGCTGA
- a CDS encoding ABC transporter ATP-binding protein, protein MAEIRSTEPVLTVRNLNVRFRTGDGILHAVKGIDLDVNAGETVAIVGESGSGKSQTMMSVMGLLASNGWVEGSVKYRGDELVGLSPEKLNRYRGSKLTMIFQEPMTSLDPLYRIGEQLALPLTTHGGMSKAQARQRAIELLELVRIPDPQRRIDSYPHEMSGGQRQRVMIAMALANDPDVLIADEPTTALDVTVQARILELLADLQKRLGMSIVFITHDLGIVRRFADRTYVMKRGEVVESGTTAEIFAAPKHPYTRMLIDAEPTGRKEPAPAGAPVVLDARDVRVSFVLKSGLFGKPLHVLHAVDGVNLTVREGETVGVVGESGSGKSTLGRAVLRLQQASGLVRFEDRNLMPLDRAGMRPLRRHLQLVFQDPFGSLSPRMTAGEIVTEGLLVHEPRISRKERDRRAAQAFEEVRLEPGWRNRFPHEFSGGQRQRIAIARAMILHPKLVVLDEPTSALDRSVQKEIVELLRDLQKAHGLAYVFISHDLAVVRALSDEIMVMKSGKVVERGSADAIFDHPQEDYTRDLIAAAFLKERETVAPASVA, encoded by the coding sequence ATGGCCGAGATCCGTTCCACAGAACCCGTCCTGACGGTCCGAAACCTCAACGTTCGCTTCCGCACCGGCGACGGCATCCTCCACGCGGTGAAGGGCATCGACCTCGACGTGAATGCGGGCGAGACCGTCGCCATCGTGGGCGAATCCGGTTCCGGCAAGAGCCAGACCATGATGTCCGTCATGGGCCTCCTGGCATCCAACGGCTGGGTGGAAGGCTCGGTGAAGTACCGCGGCGACGAACTCGTGGGCCTGTCGCCCGAGAAGCTCAACCGCTATCGCGGCTCCAAGCTCACCATGATCTTCCAGGAGCCGATGACGTCACTCGATCCGCTCTATCGGATCGGCGAGCAGCTCGCCCTGCCGCTGACCACCCATGGCGGGATGAGCAAGGCACAGGCGCGCCAACGCGCCATCGAGCTCCTGGAGCTGGTGCGGATCCCCGACCCGCAGCGGCGCATCGACTCCTACCCGCACGAGATGTCGGGCGGCCAGCGCCAGCGCGTGATGATCGCCATGGCGCTGGCCAACGATCCGGACGTGCTCATCGCCGACGAGCCGACCACCGCCCTCGACGTGACGGTCCAGGCCCGGATCCTCGAACTCCTGGCCGATCTCCAGAAGCGGCTCGGTATGTCGATTGTGTTCATCACCCACGATCTCGGCATTGTGCGCCGCTTCGCCGACCGCACCTATGTGATGAAGCGCGGCGAAGTGGTGGAGAGCGGCACGACGGCCGAGATCTTCGCGGCGCCGAAGCACCCCTATACGCGAATGCTGATCGACGCCGAGCCGACCGGCCGCAAGGAGCCGGCCCCAGCCGGCGCCCCCGTGGTGCTCGATGCCCGGGACGTGCGCGTCTCCTTCGTCCTGAAATCGGGACTGTTCGGCAAGCCGCTCCACGTGCTCCATGCGGTGGACGGCGTGAACCTGACCGTCCGCGAGGGCGAGACGGTGGGCGTTGTGGGCGAGTCCGGTTCCGGCAAGTCCACTCTCGGCCGGGCCGTCCTGCGTCTCCAGCAGGCGAGCGGCCTGGTCCGTTTCGAGGACCGCAACCTGATGCCCCTCGACCGGGCCGGGATGCGCCCCTTGCGCCGCCATCTGCAGCTCGTCTTCCAGGACCCCTTCGGCTCCCTCTCGCCGCGCATGACGGCGGGCGAGATCGTGACGGAAGGCCTGCTCGTCCACGAGCCGCGCATCTCCCGCAAGGAGCGGGACCGACGCGCCGCGCAGGCCTTCGAGGAAGTGCGGCTGGAGCCCGGCTGGCGCAACCGCTTCCCGCACGAATTCTCGGGCGGACAGCGCCAGCGCATCGCCATTGCGCGCGCCATGATCCTGCACCCCAAGCTGGTGGTGCTGGACGAGCCGACCTCGGCCCTCGACCGCTCGGTCCAGAAGGAGATCGTCGAGCTTTTGCGCGACCTCCAGAAGGCCCACGGCCTCGCCTATGTCTTCATCAGCCACGACCTCGCGGTGGTGCGGGCCCTCTCGGACGAGATCATGGTCATGAAGAGCGGTAAGGTGGTGGAGCGCGGCTCGGCCGATGCCATCTTCGACCACCCGCAGGAGGACTACACCCGCGACCTCATCGCGGCCGCCTTTCTGAAGGAACGGGAGACCGTCGCCCCAGCCTCCGTGGCTTAA
- a CDS encoding heme-binding protein, producing MTELTLETAQAIVSEALKAARAKSFKPLAIVVYDERGALKALACEDGTSLKRAEIAMGKAYGALAMGVGSRALHKMATDRPYFVAAASHVVGGQLVPVPGGVLIKNAQGRILGAVGVSGDTSDNDEIAAAAGIEAAGLTFDAGA from the coding sequence GTGACCGAACTCACCCTGGAAACCGCGCAAGCCATCGTGTCGGAGGCGCTCAAGGCGGCCCGCGCGAAATCCTTCAAGCCTCTGGCCATCGTGGTGTATGATGAAAGAGGCGCGCTGAAGGCCCTGGCCTGCGAGGACGGCACGAGCCTCAAACGCGCCGAGATCGCCATGGGCAAGGCCTATGGGGCCCTGGCCATGGGGGTCGGATCCCGCGCCCTCCATAAGATGGCGACCGACCGGCCGTATTTCGTGGCCGCCGCGAGCCACGTGGTGGGCGGCCAACTCGTCCCCGTTCCGGGCGGGGTGCTGATCAAGAATGCCCAGGGCCGGATCCTGGGCGCGGTCGGAGTATCGGGAGACACCTCCGACAATGACGAAATCGCCGCCGCAGCCGGTATCGAAGCGGCGGGACTGACGTTCGACGCCGGCGCCTGA
- a CDS encoding ABC transporter permease encodes MAEGAALPLETLTDPVSGRSLWVEARGRLLANKAAVTSIVLLGLIAIACIFGPFFTGHPFDQVYPDYVKVPASLEAYPKPDQVNPQIERIGARVRAKPEDIQVKGDSVTVTLVGQRPIDERLLAYFDRSDMFGVAKVVDKADDGKRLVVDVPLKKKYFLFGTDTNGRDLLTRTMKAGQISLAIGLLATFVAILIGVVYGATSGYLGGRADLIMMRIVDVIYSLPFIFFVIMLVVFFGRNFILMFIAVGAVEWLDMARIVRGQTLSIKRQEYVQAAEALGVETKGIIRRHVIPNTLGPVVVYMTLLVPKVILLESFLSFLGLGVQEPNTSLGVLISEGAKNIQGATWMLIYPSLTLIAILFCLNFIGDGLRDALDPKDR; translated from the coding sequence ATGGCTGAAGGCGCTGCACTTCCTCTCGAAACCCTTACCGATCCCGTCTCCGGCCGCTCCCTTTGGGTCGAGGCCCGGGGCCGGCTTCTCGCCAACAAGGCCGCCGTCACCAGCATCGTGCTGCTGGGGCTCATCGCCATCGCGTGCATTTTCGGGCCGTTCTTCACGGGCCATCCCTTCGATCAGGTCTATCCCGATTACGTGAAGGTCCCGGCGAGCCTCGAGGCCTATCCCAAGCCGGATCAGGTCAACCCGCAGATCGAGCGCATCGGCGCCCGCGTCCGCGCCAAGCCGGAGGATATCCAGGTCAAGGGCGACAGCGTGACCGTGACCCTCGTGGGCCAGCGGCCCATCGACGAGCGGCTCCTCGCCTATTTCGACCGTTCGGACATGTTCGGCGTCGCCAAGGTCGTCGACAAGGCGGACGACGGCAAACGCCTCGTCGTGGACGTGCCGTTGAAGAAGAAATACTTCCTCTTCGGGACCGACACCAACGGCCGCGATCTCCTGACCCGCACCATGAAGGCGGGTCAGATCTCGCTCGCCATCGGGCTTCTGGCCACCTTCGTGGCCATCCTGATCGGCGTCGTCTACGGAGCCACGTCGGGCTATCTCGGCGGGCGCGCCGACCTGATCATGATGCGCATCGTGGACGTGATCTACTCGCTGCCCTTCATCTTCTTCGTGATCATGCTGGTGGTGTTCTTCGGCCGGAACTTCATCCTGATGTTCATCGCGGTCGGCGCCGTGGAATGGCTCGACATGGCCCGCATCGTGCGCGGGCAGACGCTGTCCATCAAGCGCCAGGAATACGTGCAGGCCGCCGAGGCCCTTGGCGTCGAGACCAAAGGCATCATCCGCCGCCATGTGATCCCCAACACCCTCGGCCCGGTGGTGGTCTACATGACCCTGCTGGTGCCCAAGGTGATCCTGCTGGAGAGTTTCCTCTCGTTCCTCGGCCTCGGCGTGCAGGAACCCAATACCAGCCTGGGCGTGCTGATTTCCGAGGGCGCCAAGAACATCCAGGGCGCCACCTGGATGCTGATCTACCCGTCCCTGACCCTGATCGCGATCCTGTTCTGCCTCAACTTCATCGGCGACGGTCTGCGTGACGCGCTCGACCCGAAGGACCGCTGA